A window of Rhododendron vialii isolate Sample 1 chromosome 13a, ASM3025357v1 contains these coding sequences:
- the LOC131314715 gene encoding uncharacterized protein LOC131314715, with protein sequence MLTLFLQMLMSPVKLPISRSPCITIPPVSVRHCFLSHLFSSPISRLANRWRRLPVSCQCRQVRETIRWCCNMMRSMAHSVTARDRKTPREVVFYTPWATLGRRSRERRK encoded by the exons atgcTCACTTTGTTCCTACAGATGCTCATGTCGCCGGTGAAACTCCCCATCTCCAGATCCCCTTGCATCACAATTCCTCCAGTCTCAGTCCGACATTGTTTCTTGAGTCACCTGTTCTCCTCTCCAATATCAAGGTTAG CCAATCGTTGGCGTCGGCTGCCGGTATCATGCCAGTGCCGGCAAGTAAGAGAGACGATCCGCTGGTGCTGCAACATGATGAGATCCATGGCGCATTCTGTCACTGCAAGAGATCGTAAAACTCCACGAGAG GTGGTGTTCTACACTCCGTGGGCGACACTAGGACGTcggagtagagagagaagaaagtga